A single genomic interval of Sceloporus undulatus isolate JIND9_A2432 ecotype Alabama chromosome 2, SceUnd_v1.1, whole genome shotgun sequence harbors:
- the INHBE gene encoding inhibin beta E chain, translating into MAPPSSSFQGKGRPLATLALLWTCAAWVEARPGCPSCRMPPLEPSAEKAFLVEVAKQQILQKLNLSQRPNITHPVPRAAIANALRRLHLGKGRMDGSSQSSEWEKPQPDEQGYEIISFAETDPSGLLQFQLTQTKDQDMHILEAQLWLYIKAHRNITIQIYLAGHQRVPLVEQQLGSKGSGWHTFSLMPAMQNLFESKDETLHLELQCKGCHLNVTALVTTTGSSHQSFLVVKAKLQKPGHRITKRNLSCDQNSDVCCRKDYYVDFRDIGWNDWIFKPEGYQINYCMGECPMHLAGTPGIAASFHTTVFNLVKANNIQTAGRSCCVPTQRRALSLLYFDPNSNLIKTDIPDMVVDACGCS; encoded by the exons atggctcctccttcctccagctTCCAGGGCAAGGGCAGGCCCCTGGCCACTCTAGCCCTCCTCTGGACCTGTGCGGCTTGGGTCGAGGCAAGACCTGGCTGCCCTTCCTGCCGGATGCCCCCTCTAGAGCCAAGCGCCGAGAAGGCCTTCCTGGTGGAAGTAGCCAAGCAGCAGATCCTGCAAAAACTCAACCTGAGCCAGAGGCCCAACATCACCCACCCTGTGCCACGTGCTGCTATTGCCAATGCGCTGCGTCGTCTGCACTTGGGCAAAGGCCGGATGGATGGAAGTAGTCAATCATCTGAATGGGAGAAGCCGCAGCCTGATGAGCAAGGGTATGAGATCATCAGTTTTGCAGAGACAG ATCCTTCTGGGCTGCTACAGTTCCAGCTTACCCAAACAAAAGACCAAGACATGCACATCCTCGAGGCCCAGCTGTGGCTGTATATCAAGGCCCATCGAAACATCACAATACAGATCTACTTGGCAGGGCATCAGCGAGTGCCCTTAGTGGAGCAGCAGCTGGGGAGCAAGGGCAGTGGCTGGCACACCTTCTCCCTCATGCCAGCCATGCAGAACTTATTTGAGAGCAAGGATGAAACCCTCCATTTAGAGCTGCAGTGCAAAGGCTGCCATCTCAATGTCACAGCCTTGGTGACTACCACTGGCAGCTCCCACCAGTCCTTCCTGGTGGTGAAAGCCAAGTTGCAGAAGCCGGGCCACCGAATCACCAAGCGCAACCTAAGTTGTGACCAAAACTCTGACGTTTGCTGCCGAAAAGACTATTACGTTGACTTCCGGGACATTGGCTGGAATGACTGGATCTTTAAGCCTGAGGGTTATCAGATAAACTATTGCATGGGTGAATGCCCCATGCACCTGGCTGGCACGCCTGGCATTGCAGCCTCCTTCCACACCACTGTCTTCAATTTGGTCAAAGCCAACAACATCCAGACTGCTGGCCGTTCTTGCTGTGTCCCCACCCAGCGACGGGCCCTTTCTCTGCTCTACTTTGACCCCAATAGCAACCTCATCAAGACTGATATTCCCGACATGGTTGTCGACGCTTGTGGTTGCAGCTAA